In Vibrio bathopelagicus, one DNA window encodes the following:
- a CDS encoding DMT family transporter, producing the protein MHYLLPFFTVCIWGANAIVNKLAASTIEPSAMSFYRWFIAMLILTPFCIRSVIKQWPIIKPNLSKLAFLGFLGMVLNQSLGYYAGLTTTASNMALITSLVPLISVFLSVPLLNKSISSLSIVGGVLSLSGLALMLGKGDPLFFIHQELTQGDGYMLIAACVYASYCVLLKRWKMPISNWVVIYIQGMFAVAMLTPLWLTSDQLIPSQQAIPLIAYAAVAASILAPWMWVKAIDTIGADSSAMFMNLMPVVAIVLASTWLGEEINQFHIIGGVMVISGVILAQVKRKPRLEAALPQQS; encoded by the coding sequence ATGCATTATCTATTACCATTTTTCACAGTCTGTATCTGGGGTGCAAATGCTATCGTCAATAAGCTAGCGGCAAGTACCATTGAACCAAGTGCAATGAGTTTTTACCGTTGGTTTATTGCGATGTTAATTCTTACACCGTTCTGTATTCGCTCGGTTATCAAACAATGGCCAATCATTAAGCCTAACTTGTCTAAATTGGCTTTCCTTGGCTTTTTGGGAATGGTGTTAAACCAGTCTTTAGGCTACTACGCCGGCTTAACTACAACGGCTTCTAATATGGCATTGATCACTTCATTAGTACCGTTGATCAGTGTGTTCCTTAGCGTTCCTCTACTAAACAAGTCTATTTCAAGCTTGAGTATTGTAGGCGGCGTCTTGTCTCTGTCTGGATTGGCATTGATGCTGGGTAAAGGCGATCCTTTATTCTTCATACACCAAGAACTGACCCAAGGTGATGGCTACATGCTAATAGCGGCATGTGTATATGCTTCTTACTGTGTATTGTTGAAGCGCTGGAAAATGCCAATCAGCAATTGGGTTGTGATTTATATCCAAGGGATGTTCGCGGTCGCAATGTTAACTCCACTTTGGCTAACCAGTGATCAACTCATTCCTTCACAACAAGCTATTCCACTGATAGCTTACGCCGCCGTTGCTGCTTCGATTCTGGCACCTTGGATGTGGGTGAAAGCCATTGATACCATTGGCGCTGATTCCAGCGCAATGTTCATGAACTTAATGCCTGTAGTCGCTATTGTATTGGCATCAACATGGTTAGGTGAAGAGATTAACCAGTTCCATATCATTGGCGGTGTAATGGTGATTTCTGGTGTCATCCTTGCTCAAGTGAAAAGGAAACCAAGGCTTGAAGCGGCGCTACCTCAGCAAAGCTAA
- the malG gene encoding maltose ABC transporter permease MalG — protein sequence MAMVQGKGLKYRVWATHAVLWCFLAMIIFPLLMIIAISFREGNFATGSLIPDNPSLEHWKLALGMSVTNADGSVTPPPFPVLTWLWNSIKVAGVTSILIVALSTTSAYAFARMRFKGKETILKAMMIFQMFPAVLALVAIYALFDKLGQYIPFLGLNTHGGLIFSYLGGIALHVWTIKGYFETIDNSLEEAAALDGATPWQAFRLVLLPLSVPILAVVFILSFIATVGEVPVASILLTDVNSYTLAVGMQQYLYPQNYLWGDFAAAAVLSALPITIVFLLAQRWLVGGLTAGGVKG from the coding sequence ATGGCTATGGTACAAGGTAAAGGCCTTAAATACCGAGTGTGGGCAACGCATGCAGTGTTGTGGTGCTTCTTGGCAATGATTATCTTCCCACTACTGATGATCATCGCGATCTCGTTCCGTGAAGGTAACTTCGCAACAGGTAGTTTGATTCCTGATAACCCATCACTGGAGCACTGGAAGTTAGCTCTTGGTATGTCGGTAACGAATGCAGACGGCTCGGTGACACCACCTCCGTTCCCAGTACTGACTTGGTTATGGAACTCAATTAAAGTGGCGGGTGTTACCTCGATTCTAATCGTGGCACTGTCAACGACATCGGCTTACGCATTTGCTCGTATGCGCTTTAAAGGTAAAGAAACTATCCTGAAAGCGATGATGATTTTCCAAATGTTCCCAGCGGTACTTGCTCTTGTGGCTATCTACGCGTTGTTCGACAAACTTGGTCAATACATCCCGTTTTTAGGCTTGAACACGCATGGCGGTCTAATATTCTCTTACTTGGGCGGTATCGCACTGCACGTATGGACGATTAAAGGCTACTTTGAGACGATTGATAACTCATTGGAAGAAGCGGCTGCACTTGATGGTGCAACGCCTTGGCAAGCATTCAGACTGGTTCTACTGCCATTGTCTGTGCCAATTCTAGCGGTTGTGTTTATTCTTTCGTTCATCGCAACAGTAGGTGAAGTGCCTGTCGCATCTATCCTGCTAACGGATGTGAACTCTTATACGCTAGCAGTAGGTATGCAGCAGTATTTATACCCTCAGAATTATCTATGGGGTGACTTTGCCGCAGCGGCTGTACTTTCAGCACTTCCGATTACTATTGTGTTCTTACTTGCTCAACGTTGGTTAGTTGGCGGTTTGACGGCAGGTGGTGTAAAAGGATAA
- a CDS encoding AraC family transcriptional regulator, whose translation MKKHSRNLHPSLSFDKAPSNVFMNFEAFLSNTETRVHSHPWGQVQLISGGILEMEAEGTRFLAPPHLAIWVPAGVMHCSYNRKPLDYCSLNIAHELTQNLPEKTSLIKITPIVSSIIDDFRQRDINVAQSEQDQRLVQVLLDQLAERQVEHHFLPSTDNKYLAPILAAIEENPTDDISLKDWADKVHATERTLSRHCQSELGMSFTEWRLRVRYLYSMDLLRNGQSVKEVALTLGYNQASPFISMFKKYSGQTPEQYKNRLL comes from the coding sequence TTGAAAAAACACTCAAGAAACCTTCATCCATCCTTATCATTTGATAAGGCACCATCCAACGTATTTATGAATTTCGAAGCTTTCTTATCGAATACCGAAACTCGTGTACATAGCCACCCTTGGGGTCAGGTACAGTTGATCAGCGGTGGGATCCTTGAAATGGAAGCAGAAGGTACACGTTTTCTTGCGCCACCACATCTCGCGATTTGGGTACCCGCTGGGGTAATGCATTGCAGTTATAACCGCAAGCCATTGGATTACTGTTCGTTGAATATTGCTCATGAGTTAACTCAGAATTTGCCTGAGAAAACTAGCCTTATTAAGATCACTCCAATCGTGTCTTCGATTATTGATGACTTTCGTCAGCGCGATATCAATGTCGCCCAAAGTGAACAAGATCAAAGGCTTGTGCAGGTGTTACTGGATCAACTTGCAGAACGACAAGTCGAGCATCACTTCCTACCTTCAACTGATAACAAGTATCTTGCTCCTATTCTTGCTGCCATAGAAGAGAACCCTACCGATGATATCTCGCTAAAAGATTGGGCCGACAAAGTACACGCAACCGAGCGAACTTTGTCGCGTCATTGTCAAAGTGAGCTCGGAATGAGTTTTACGGAGTGGCGATTACGAGTTCGCTACTTGTACTCAATGGATCTATTAAGAAACGGACAGTCGGTTAAAGAAGTGGCACTCACGTTGGGCTATAACCAAGCCAGCCCCTTCATTTCTATGTTTAAGAAATATTCCGGCCAAACCCCAGAACAATATAAGAACCGTTTGTTGTAG
- a CDS encoding acyl-CoA thioesterase yields the protein MSSNNSRQDGKRDVTLRFLAEPGDVNFGGKVHGGAVMKWVDLAAYACSAGWSGKYCITAYAGGIRFVAPIHVGNLVEVSAKVIYTGSSSMHIAIDVQASDPKELNNRLTTHCIVIMVAVDENGNPTKVPEWIPETPEDIELRDSAIRLMNMRKQIGEEMEAHVKYLK from the coding sequence ATGAGCAGTAACAATAGCCGACAAGATGGTAAACGAGACGTTACTCTGCGTTTTTTAGCTGAGCCCGGGGATGTGAACTTTGGTGGTAAAGTTCATGGTGGTGCAGTAATGAAATGGGTCGATTTAGCGGCTTATGCTTGTTCTGCAGGATGGAGTGGTAAATATTGTATTACCGCTTACGCTGGTGGTATTCGATTCGTTGCGCCAATCCATGTGGGCAACCTTGTTGAAGTCAGCGCGAAGGTCATCTATACCGGTTCATCTTCCATGCACATCGCTATCGACGTGCAAGCCAGCGACCCTAAAGAGCTCAACAATCGCCTAACGACTCACTGTATCGTTATTATGGTTGCTGTTGATGAAAACGGTAATCCGACTAAGGTGCCTGAGTGGATACCAGAAACGCCAGAAGACATCGAGTTAAGAGATTCAGCTATTCGCCTAATGAACATGCGAAAACAGATAGGCGAAGAGATGGAAGCGCACGTGAAGTACCTTAAATAA
- the malF gene encoding maltose ABC transporter permease MalF, with the protein MQSVQGTDAISAPSSLPGSKSVFIKWGLLGSVGLINGYATILMYSRGELAFALLTVILTALALYIFGSKKTYAHRYIYPGIAGMILFILFPLAYTVGLAFTNYSAKNQLSLERTQTVLLDRSFQSGESYPFTLYKTDDGHQIVVKDGDQLLATDVFSFEDMSATEMDLSAIKSTQGEKEKIKAIIQNRSAINAVDFHLPNGDDIRMSGLRKFASVAPLYTLQDDDETLINNETGEVLKPNMEEGFYQPVDANGEFTGNTISPGFVVNIGTHNFERVWKDDGIKEPFISIFIWTVIFSVCTVAFTLVIGLVLANIVQWEELKGRSIYRVLLILPYAVPAFISILIFKGLFNQSFGEINMVLENIFGLSPNWFSDPILAKTMVLMVNTWLGFPYMMILCMGLLKAIPDDLYEASAIDGANFLDNFKRITFPLMIKPLTPLLIAAFAFNFNNFVMIQLLTNGGPNMIGTSEPAGYTDLLVSYTYRIAFEGGGGQDFGLASAIATLIFLLVGGLALLNLRFTKLSQD; encoded by the coding sequence ATGCAGTCAGTTCAAGGTACAGATGCTATCTCAGCACCATCAAGCCTTCCAGGCAGTAAAAGCGTCTTCATCAAATGGGGGTTGCTTGGTAGCGTTGGCTTAATTAACGGCTACGCTACAATTCTAATGTATTCACGCGGTGAGCTCGCTTTTGCGCTGCTTACTGTGATTTTAACGGCTTTGGCACTTTACATTTTTGGCAGTAAGAAAACTTACGCCCACCGTTATATTTACCCTGGTATTGCCGGAATGATCTTGTTCATTCTTTTCCCATTGGCTTATACCGTCGGGCTTGCGTTCACTAACTACAGCGCAAAAAACCAACTTTCTCTAGAGCGTACTCAAACTGTACTTTTAGACCGATCTTTTCAAAGCGGTGAGAGCTACCCATTTACTTTGTACAAGACTGATGACGGTCACCAGATCGTTGTTAAAGATGGCGACCAGCTGTTAGCAACAGACGTATTTTCTTTTGAAGATATGAGTGCAACAGAGATGGACCTATCTGCAATTAAGTCGACACAAGGTGAGAAAGAGAAGATCAAAGCGATCATCCAAAACCGTTCTGCGATCAACGCGGTTGATTTCCACTTGCCTAACGGCGACGACATCCGCATGAGTGGTTTACGTAAGTTTGCTTCTGTTGCTCCGCTTTACACGCTGCAAGACGATGATGAAACGTTAATCAACAATGAAACGGGTGAAGTTCTCAAGCCAAATATGGAAGAGGGTTTCTATCAACCTGTTGATGCGAATGGTGAGTTTACAGGCAACACAATCTCTCCGGGCTTTGTTGTTAATATTGGCACACATAACTTTGAACGTGTGTGGAAAGATGATGGTATTAAAGAACCGTTCATCAGCATCTTTATTTGGACGGTAATCTTCTCGGTATGTACTGTAGCGTTCACGCTTGTTATCGGGCTTGTACTTGCGAATATCGTGCAATGGGAAGAGCTAAAAGGTCGTTCAATCTACCGTGTTCTACTGATTCTGCCTTATGCAGTACCAGCGTTTATCTCAATTCTTATCTTTAAGGGTCTATTCAACCAGAGCTTTGGTGAGATCAACATGGTGCTTGAGAACATCTTTGGCTTAAGCCCGAACTGGTTCTCCGACCCAATTTTAGCGAAAACCATGGTGTTGATGGTTAACACATGGCTAGGTTTCCCTTACATGATGATTCTATGTATGGGTCTACTTAAAGCGATTCCTGATGATTTGTACGAAGCGTCAGCGATTGATGGTGCGAACTTCCTTGATAACTTCAAGCGTATTACATTCCCACTGATGATTAAGCCGCTAACACCGCTATTGATTGCAGCGTTTGCCTTTAACTTCAATAACTTTGTAATGATTCAACTATTGACGAATGGTGGCCCGAACATGATTGGCACCTCAGAGCCAGCGGGTTACACAGACTTGCTTGTAAGCTACACGTACCGAATCGCATTCGAAGGCGGCGGCGGTCAAGACTTTGGTCTAGCAAGTGCTATCGCAACGCTTATCTTCCTATTGGTTGGTGGACTCGCGTTACTAAACCTTCGTTTCACTAAACTGTCTCAAGATTAA
- a CDS encoding lipocalin-like domain-containing protein, which yields MTSHVNSTLLKIAIISLCLLSFWGCEKPQHQSAKNMGALLGSEKQTDNETQEQTDQFTPVVKGVEITFPADHQAHPSFRHEWWYLTANLIDENGNALGVQWTQFRFATAPQESGNSTKETTWQSQQIYMAHSAVTTKDKHYADEKWSRGQTELAGVGSSPFRVYLDDWQWTSTTDDLFPATLNANSEQFSYSLILTSNSSYQKQGEQGYSTKSSDGKVASYYYSQPFINVSGEVAIDGVTHQVSGKGWIDREWSSQFLLDSQQGWDWFALRLSGETSLVVFQLRNSTTGKASYSHARLMNQDGSSIAIKQQDISLTAIKQTKIDGRDYPTEWQVLIPTQQIELTVSALNPNAKMPLSVPYWEGPIVVEGTHSGTGYMELTGY from the coding sequence ATGACTAGTCATGTGAATAGTACGCTACTGAAAATCGCCATTATCTCACTTTGCCTGCTATCTTTTTGGGGCTGTGAAAAACCTCAACATCAATCAGCAAAAAATATGGGAGCTCTACTAGGCTCTGAAAAACAAACCGACAATGAAACACAAGAACAGACTGACCAATTCACACCTGTAGTAAAAGGCGTGGAGATCACCTTCCCTGCCGACCACCAAGCGCACCCAAGTTTTCGTCATGAGTGGTGGTATTTAACCGCCAACCTCATCGATGAAAATGGCAATGCTCTGGGCGTGCAGTGGACACAATTCCGCTTCGCGACTGCTCCACAGGAAAGTGGCAATAGCACGAAGGAAACTACGTGGCAAAGTCAGCAAATCTACATGGCACACAGCGCTGTCACGACCAAAGACAAACACTACGCCGATGAAAAGTGGTCTCGCGGCCAAACCGAACTTGCGGGTGTTGGCTCGTCACCATTTCGGGTCTATCTCGATGACTGGCAATGGACATCGACTACCGATGACCTCTTCCCTGCGACATTGAATGCCAATTCAGAACAATTTAGTTACTCACTAATACTCACCAGTAACTCGTCATATCAGAAACAAGGCGAGCAAGGCTACAGCACCAAAAGCAGCGACGGAAAAGTGGCTTCTTATTATTACAGCCAACCATTCATTAATGTATCGGGGGAGGTAGCCATTGATGGCGTAACACATCAGGTTTCCGGTAAAGGATGGATAGACAGAGAATGGAGCTCGCAGTTTTTGCTCGACTCACAACAAGGGTGGGACTGGTTTGCGCTAAGACTGAGTGGTGAAACCAGCTTGGTGGTGTTTCAACTTCGAAACTCAACAACAGGCAAGGCTAGTTATTCCCATGCGAGGTTGATGAATCAAGATGGTTCCAGCATCGCGATTAAGCAGCAAGATATTAGCTTAACCGCCATCAAGCAAACTAAAATCGATGGACGTGACTACCCAACAGAGTGGCAAGTTTTGATTCCAACTCAACAAATCGAACTGACTGTCTCAGCACTCAATCCAAATGCCAAAATGCCACTGTCGGTTCCCTATTGGGAAGGCCCTATCGTGGTTGAAGGAACACACTCTGGTACGGGCTACATGGAATTAACAGGGTACTAA
- a CDS encoding ABC transporter permease — translation MKQTGFVQNQLTHTKLTLNLFAAHYRQSPLQAAAILIGIVLAVTLFVAVQAINLNAKRSYAESTEQLSAQARKLIIPPAGQNYLPESLYFKLRQNGLSAILPVIEGRVRDEQGRRWSVQGSELVTALTSRSRYSPDKLDENDKISEDSQNISLFDSYLPLPQLLAGEPIVMMSQSQHQSLGEVNTLTLDEVLTKVVVLPDEWQLGSRMLMDIGFAQQLLNKQGQLSYIAVFDTKSNTQDKWQSLIGAQAQWISNNQSTDLGSITDSFHLNLTAMSLLAFLVGLFIAYNGVKYSLLKRNRLLVQIQQAGIAPSIVFSALLVELTLLVTLGASLGFILGIQLSHWLHPTVAITLEQLYGATLLPGTWQWQWLVQALLLTLAATLVACWQHFKQRVRQPLSSHGGFYQAPEASNENQLFVIGAVLTILALAGLWLSEHHRFTMAWLGVLVVSIPLYLPKTLSVLANWSERRTQSGLIQYLFAELRELISPLSLAMMALLLAVTANVGMNTLVGSFESTLKQWLEQRLHADIYVSPAQGEIANVARALEQFDNVETVYKQYYVDDNLQGLPTLLGTKDKDTLEQTMVFQSHVDDFWTRFYQGELVAISEPTAVKLGLSLGSQLKLDVIQDKTLIVGAIFHDYGSPNGEVLLAPNLWLESGFTDLPTSLGIKVSGAQQQVYEQLRQQLNLHPSQLYDQAQIKSLALDIFSQTFAITRALNGVTLMVAVIGLFCACFMLLDARKAAIARLYALGVSQRKLMAMVVGQIVVLVTFTLIVAIPLGAMIGYVLTDIVTLRAFGWSLNYLWSWSDALSIPAITILVAVIATLIPLWRLVSKPVVSSLQSEVL, via the coding sequence ATGAAGCAAACTGGCTTCGTGCAGAACCAGCTCACCCATACCAAACTGACGTTGAATCTATTCGCGGCGCACTATCGCCAATCGCCCTTACAAGCTGCGGCAATCCTGATTGGTATTGTACTTGCAGTCACCTTGTTTGTCGCGGTGCAAGCCATCAACCTTAATGCCAAACGGAGCTACGCTGAATCCACAGAACAGCTGAGTGCCCAGGCGCGAAAACTGATCATTCCACCAGCGGGGCAAAACTATTTGCCGGAATCGCTCTACTTCAAACTAAGACAAAATGGATTAAGCGCGATACTGCCCGTGATTGAAGGACGAGTAAGAGACGAACAAGGTCGTCGTTGGTCGGTACAAGGCAGTGAATTGGTCACAGCTCTCACCTCAAGATCTCGTTACTCACCCGACAAGCTAGACGAAAACGATAAAATCTCAGAAGACAGTCAAAACATATCCCTGTTCGACAGCTACTTACCGCTACCTCAACTGTTAGCTGGTGAGCCCATCGTGATGATGAGCCAATCGCAACACCAAAGCTTGGGAGAAGTAAACACGCTCACTTTGGATGAAGTGCTCACCAAAGTCGTGGTATTGCCAGATGAATGGCAGCTGGGTAGCCGAATGTTGATGGACATCGGATTCGCTCAGCAACTGCTTAACAAGCAAGGACAACTGAGCTATATCGCTGTTTTTGACACTAAGAGCAATACTCAGGATAAATGGCAAAGCCTCATAGGCGCACAAGCACAATGGATTTCCAACAACCAAAGCACGGATCTCGGTTCAATTACCGACAGCTTTCACCTCAACCTCACTGCTATGAGCTTACTGGCGTTCTTGGTTGGTTTGTTCATCGCTTACAACGGTGTGAAGTACAGCTTGCTCAAACGTAATCGACTGTTGGTGCAAATTCAACAAGCCGGGATTGCGCCAAGCATCGTATTTTCAGCTCTGTTAGTCGAGCTGACTCTTTTAGTCACACTGGGCGCGTCGCTTGGTTTCATTCTCGGCATTCAACTCAGTCATTGGCTACATCCAACCGTCGCGATAACGCTTGAGCAACTTTATGGTGCAACACTGCTTCCCGGCACATGGCAGTGGCAATGGTTAGTGCAGGCACTGCTGCTTACGCTGGCCGCAACGCTTGTCGCGTGTTGGCAGCACTTTAAACAGCGAGTGCGACAACCACTCTCTTCCCATGGCGGTTTCTATCAAGCGCCGGAAGCGTCTAACGAAAATCAGCTGTTTGTTATCGGGGCAGTATTAACCATTCTCGCGTTAGCAGGGTTATGGTTGAGCGAGCATCACCGCTTCACTATGGCATGGCTCGGTGTGTTAGTGGTGTCGATTCCCTTGTACCTACCCAAAACGCTCAGCGTACTAGCGAACTGGAGCGAAAGACGCACCCAATCGGGATTAATACAATATCTGTTTGCAGAGCTGCGTGAACTTATCTCCCCTCTTTCCCTTGCCATGATGGCATTACTTCTCGCCGTCACCGCCAATGTGGGGATGAATACCTTAGTCGGTAGCTTTGAATCCACGTTAAAGCAATGGCTTGAACAGCGCTTACATGCCGATATTTACGTTAGCCCTGCCCAAGGTGAAATCGCGAATGTGGCACGTGCGTTAGAACAGTTTGATAATGTTGAAACCGTCTACAAGCAATACTACGTCGATGATAACCTGCAGGGCTTACCGACTTTGCTCGGCACCAAAGACAAAGACACACTTGAGCAAACCATGGTGTTCCAATCCCACGTTGATGACTTCTGGACGCGCTTTTACCAAGGTGAATTAGTGGCGATCAGCGAACCCACTGCGGTGAAGCTCGGTTTGTCCCTTGGAAGCCAACTCAAACTCGACGTGATCCAAGACAAAACACTCATCGTAGGGGCGATTTTTCATGATTACGGCTCACCGAATGGCGAAGTGTTACTTGCACCTAATTTATGGCTCGAAAGCGGATTTACGGATTTGCCAACCAGCCTCGGGATTAAAGTGTCTGGCGCCCAACAACAGGTATACGAACAGCTGCGCCAACAGCTGAATCTGCACCCTAGCCAGCTTTATGACCAAGCGCAGATCAAATCCCTGGCGTTGGATATCTTTTCACAAACCTTTGCCATTACTCGAGCGCTTAATGGCGTCACTTTAATGGTGGCGGTGATTGGCTTGTTCTGTGCGTGTTTCATGTTGCTCGATGCACGCAAAGCCGCCATTGCAAGGTTGTATGCGCTCGGTGTTAGTCAGCGAAAATTGATGGCTATGGTGGTCGGGCAGATTGTCGTATTAGTTACCTTTACCTTAATTGTCGCCATACCGCTCGGCGCTATGATCGGTTATGTGTTGACGGACATCGTTACCCTGCGTGCCTTTGGTTGGAGCTTAAATTACTTATGGAGTTGGAGTGATGCACTCAGTATTCCCGCCATCACCATTTTAGTGGCGGTGATCGCAACTCTAATCCCACTGTGGCGCTTAGTCAGTAAACCAGTGGTATCTAGCTTGCAGAGCGAGGTGTTGTGA
- a CDS encoding peptide ABC transporter substrate-binding protein: MTQPTLPVIISSLLALSSASSFSASVSSDTPLAEEQHFVRGNGAEPNTLDPNFVNSGMPGDIIVNDMFEGFVIENSDGQIIPGQAQQWTFSNDGKTVTFVLKNDLKWSNDDPVTASDFVFGWQRAVSPKTGNNTGFIFSTANIVNASDIIAGDKDPSELGIKALNDHTIEISLSKPTPYFMSLMSIKTFFPLPAKLVQEKGDQWTRAENIATNGAYTLSKWVPNEYVEVERNSNYWDDTSTVINKVTYLGLSSQNAELIRYQAGEIDMTNRVQLEYYQKLRKESPEQIKAQALLGSYVYSFNTRQAPFNDVRVRQALSMAVNREILVDKVTGQGEPEAYSVTPNNIPSYTAPKSLFEALDSSERQTKAKQLLAEAGYNQDNPLTFTLTYNTSENHKKIAIAIASMWKPLGVKVELENMEWKAYVAAKGAGDYQLARSWAFGDYPEPSALLEAFTCGHTANESGYCNSDYDELLQQASKTEDQSKRFALYQHAESLLNQSSVVIPLYHYNHTRLVRNTLKGFPNNNPKGNIYAKDLYFVKE, from the coding sequence ATGACTCAACCCACACTCCCAGTGATCATATCGTCACTGCTTGCTCTATCTTCTGCTTCAAGTTTTTCTGCCTCTGTTTCTAGCGATACACCTTTAGCGGAAGAACAACATTTTGTGCGCGGGAATGGCGCAGAGCCCAACACACTAGACCCTAACTTTGTAAATTCAGGCATGCCCGGTGACATCATCGTCAACGATATGTTTGAAGGCTTTGTGATCGAGAACAGTGATGGGCAGATCATTCCGGGACAAGCCCAACAGTGGACGTTCAGTAACGACGGTAAAACGGTCACCTTCGTCTTAAAGAATGATCTAAAATGGTCGAATGACGACCCGGTGACAGCATCAGACTTTGTGTTTGGTTGGCAGCGTGCAGTCTCCCCTAAAACAGGCAACAACACAGGATTTATTTTCTCGACGGCGAACATCGTTAACGCGAGTGACATTATTGCCGGAGATAAAGATCCATCAGAATTGGGTATTAAGGCACTAAACGATCACACGATAGAAATCTCACTTTCAAAGCCTACGCCCTACTTCATGAGTTTAATGAGCATCAAGACCTTCTTCCCTCTGCCCGCTAAATTGGTGCAGGAGAAAGGCGACCAATGGACTCGCGCAGAAAATATCGCGACCAACGGTGCTTACACTTTGAGTAAATGGGTCCCTAACGAATACGTTGAAGTCGAGAGAAACTCAAATTATTGGGATGACACATCAACAGTCATCAACAAGGTGACCTATTTAGGCTTGTCATCTCAAAACGCAGAGCTTATCCGTTATCAAGCTGGTGAAATTGATATGACGAACCGTGTTCAGCTTGAGTATTACCAAAAGTTACGTAAAGAGAGCCCTGAACAAATTAAGGCTCAAGCTTTGTTAGGGTCATATGTTTACTCTTTTAATACGCGTCAGGCACCGTTTAATGATGTAAGAGTTAGACAAGCACTAAGCATGGCGGTAAATCGAGAGATCTTAGTCGATAAAGTGACTGGCCAAGGAGAGCCTGAAGCCTACAGCGTGACGCCTAACAATATCCCGAGTTACACGGCTCCTAAGTCTTTATTCGAAGCACTAGATAGCTCAGAACGCCAAACCAAGGCTAAGCAGTTACTCGCAGAAGCTGGCTATAACCAAGACAACCCACTTACATTTACGCTCACATATAACACCAGCGAAAACCATAAAAAGATCGCTATTGCGATTGCATCAATGTGGAAACCGCTTGGTGTCAAAGTAGAATTGGAAAATATGGAGTGGAAAGCGTATGTCGCAGCTAAAGGAGCGGGAGACTATCAGCTTGCTCGATCATGGGCATTTGGAGACTACCCAGAGCCATCGGCTCTGCTAGAAGCCTTCACTTGTGGTCATACAGCTAATGAGAGTGGTTACTGTAACTCTGATTATGATGAGCTCTTGCAGCAAGCGAGTAAAACGGAAGATCAGTCTAAACGTTTTGCTTTATACCAGCATGCTGAATCGCTATTGAACCAATCTTCAGTAGTTATACCTCTATATCACTATAACCACACTCGATTAGTGCGAAATACACTCAAAGGCTTCCCTAACAATAATCCGAAAGGAAATATCTACGCTAAGGATCTATACTTTGTGAAAGAGTAA